In Mytilus edulis chromosome 6, xbMytEdul2.2, whole genome shotgun sequence, the following proteins share a genomic window:
- the LOC139525990 gene encoding uncharacterized protein, which translates to MIPVLKQWLHLNCSTVENKATSVRNQCLLKPLGVISLCDFSHDDEWTIFWSIRDSIDKNLVPSILHVMNLIQNCSTSDKKCNVTEMRLFFTPTINIHVTNAMIEKFLSYIVTKMSWKNEGIRWFCVLSQEITVYLAVPPKTDERKDKQNGTRVDKALMKFANAFEDGEFQFNIQGNIIELEKMFVCKDIHCEETYLHRNATYPESMFTSNKVTESQNAPGKTTPRIQEE; encoded by the exons ATGATCCCTGTTTTGAAACAATGGTTGCATCTTAACTGTTCCACTGTAGAAAATAAAGCTACTTCTGTACGTAACCAGTGTCTTTTAAAACCCCTTGGTGTGATATCATTATGTGATTTTTCCCATGATGATGAATGGACTATATTTTGGAGCATTCGGGATTCTATCGACAAAAATCTTGTTCCAAGCATTTTGCATGTCATGAACTTAATTCAAAATTGTTCAACATCAGATAAGAAATGTAATGTCACGGAAATGAGACTTTTCTTCACGCCGACGATCAATATTCACGTTACAAATGCTATGATCGAGAAGTTCCTTTCTTACATTGTAACAAAGATGAGTTGGAAAAACGAAGGTATACGTTGGTTTTGCGTATTGTCACAAGAAATAACTGTTTATCTAGCTGTACCACCAAAAACCGATGAAAGAAAAGATAAACAGAATGGTACACGTGTAGATAAGGCACTGATGAAATTTGCAAATGCCTTCGAAGATGGTGAATTTCAATTCAATATTCAGGGGAACATAATAGAGCTTGAGAAAATGTTTGTGTGTAAAGACATTCATTGTGAAGAAACGTACCTACACCGTAACGCTACATACCCAG AATCGATGTTTACAAGCAATAAAGTAACAGAAAGTCAAAATGCCCCAG GAAAAACAACACCTAGAATTCAAGAGGAATAG
- the LOC139527210 gene encoding uncharacterized protein isoform X1 codes for METTRGALKIIILGSVFSHVRSSCNPMLGPSGNVACVLLKPYYKKYQYATCQTNVYIKLNSNYHHFCRTMTDGTPPLHCWNQCMIELYELAEGPVYSNCECNPGDSLTNNPMTSYIKLPGNCYSPNGVDCSWFDTCLRAKYSCSGNNFNDMIGFGLATCHTQEKIKDAKGYKWIASVTACLQVQMAPVLKEWIHLNCSTLEKKANAVQQTCLKNPLGVESLCELEPTDIWYAFWAIREYFTTNIVSEITGFLTKVQDCSNGKMVSVLRKVKLNLGNKIKRIKHSVVEKYLTKVVNELKWKEKGVFWLATYEQNQHITILIALRQNVGLYHNTTVDRSLDNILTNLADVFENGTFQYVVDGEYVEPDTMFACNDYICSDTYLHRNATYPMHQGGRYGKRTEKDTEKYSNMMNDAINET; via the exons atgGAGACGACAAGAGGTGCGTTGAAAATTATAATTCTAGGAAGCGTTTTTAGTCACGTAAGGAGTAGTTGTAATCCAATGCTTGGACCAAGCGGAAATGTCGCGTGCGTTCTTTTAAAACCATACTATAAGAAGTACCAATATGCAACATGTCAAACCaatgtatatataaagttgaattccaATTATCATCACTTTTGTCGCACGATGACAGATGGAACACCACCACTTCATTGCTGGAACCAGTGTATGATAGAACTATATGAACTAGCGGAAGGACCTGTTTATAGTAATTGTGAGTGTAATCCTGGAGACTCGTTAACAAATAATCCAATGACTTCGTACATCAAATTACCAGGGAATTGTTACAGTCCGAACGGAGTTGACTGTTCATGGTTCGACACATGTTTGCGCGCGAAATATTCGTGTAGTGGGAATAACTTTAACGATATGATAGGCTTTGGTTTAGCCACATGTCATACTCAGGAGAAAATAAAGGACGCAAAAGGATACAAATGGATTGCATCTGTTACTGCATGCCTGCAGGTACAAATGGCCCCTGTTTTAAAAGAATGGATACATTTAAACTGTTCCACTCTCGAAAAAAAAGCGAATGCCGTTCAACAAACATGTCTTAAAAATCCACTAGGAGTTGAATCACTTTGTGAATTAGAGCCTACAGATATATGGTATGCATTTTGGGCAATACGCGAGTACTTTACTACAAATATTGTTTCCGAAATAACCGGATTCTTAACAAAAGTTCAGGACTGTTCCAATGGAAAGATGGTGAGTGTGTTGAGAAAGGTGAAACTTAACCTTGGCAATAAGATAAAACGGATTAAACACTCTGTTGTCGAGAAATATCTCACTAAAGTCGTAAACGAACTTAAGTGGAAAGAGAAGGGCGTTTTTTGGCTTGCAACATATGAACAAAACCAGCACATAACAATACTTATAGCTCTTAGACAAAATGTCGGTTTATATCATAACACTACGGTTGACAGAAGTCTTGATAATATATTGACAAATCTGGCCGATGTATTTGAGAATGGAACATTTCAGTATGTCGTTGACGGGGAATATGTCGAACCAGATACCATGTTTGCATGCAATGATTATATCTGCAGTGATACTTATTTACATCGGAATGCAACATACCCAATGCATCAAg GTGGTCGATATGGAAAAAGAACAGAGAAAGATACCGAAAAATATTCAAACATGATGAACGATgcaataaatgaaacataa
- the LOC139527210 gene encoding uncharacterized protein isoform X3, with translation METTRGALKIIILGSVFSHVRSSCNPMLGPSGNVACVLLKPYYKKYQYATCQTNVYIKLNSNYHHFCRTMTDGTPPLHCWNQCMIELYELAEGPVYSNCECNPGDSLTNNPMTSYIKLPGNCYSPNGVDCSWFDTCLRAKYSCSGNNFNDMIGFGLATCHTQEKIKDAKGYKWIASVTACLQVQMAPVLKEWIHLNCSTLEKKANAVQQTCLKNPLGVESLCELEPTDIWYAFWAIREYFTTNIVSEITGFLTKVQDCSNGKMVSVLRKVKLNLGNKIKRIKHSVVEKYLTKVVNELKWKEKGVFWLATYEQNQHITILIALRQNVGLYHNTTVDRSLDNILTNLADVFENGTFQYVVDGEYVEPDTMFACNDYICSDTYLHRNATYPMHQGNTETKSHEEQKHSHATIFGIIIAVFVGSCVAVVCVICLVIRVRLRPSDIRHVILTED, from the exons atgGAGACGACAAGAGGTGCGTTGAAAATTATAATTCTAGGAAGCGTTTTTAGTCACGTAAGGAGTAGTTGTAATCCAATGCTTGGACCAAGCGGAAATGTCGCGTGCGTTCTTTTAAAACCATACTATAAGAAGTACCAATATGCAACATGTCAAACCaatgtatatataaagttgaattccaATTATCATCACTTTTGTCGCACGATGACAGATGGAACACCACCACTTCATTGCTGGAACCAGTGTATGATAGAACTATATGAACTAGCGGAAGGACCTGTTTATAGTAATTGTGAGTGTAATCCTGGAGACTCGTTAACAAATAATCCAATGACTTCGTACATCAAATTACCAGGGAATTGTTACAGTCCGAACGGAGTTGACTGTTCATGGTTCGACACATGTTTGCGCGCGAAATATTCGTGTAGTGGGAATAACTTTAACGATATGATAGGCTTTGGTTTAGCCACATGTCATACTCAGGAGAAAATAAAGGACGCAAAAGGATACAAATGGATTGCATCTGTTACTGCATGCCTGCAGGTACAAATGGCCCCTGTTTTAAAAGAATGGATACATTTAAACTGTTCCACTCTCGAAAAAAAAGCGAATGCCGTTCAACAAACATGTCTTAAAAATCCACTAGGAGTTGAATCACTTTGTGAATTAGAGCCTACAGATATATGGTATGCATTTTGGGCAATACGCGAGTACTTTACTACAAATATTGTTTCCGAAATAACCGGATTCTTAACAAAAGTTCAGGACTGTTCCAATGGAAAGATGGTGAGTGTGTTGAGAAAGGTGAAACTTAACCTTGGCAATAAGATAAAACGGATTAAACACTCTGTTGTCGAGAAATATCTCACTAAAGTCGTAAACGAACTTAAGTGGAAAGAGAAGGGCGTTTTTTGGCTTGCAACATATGAACAAAACCAGCACATAACAATACTTATAGCTCTTAGACAAAATGTCGGTTTATATCATAACACTACGGTTGACAGAAGTCTTGATAATATATTGACAAATCTGGCCGATGTATTTGAGAATGGAACATTTCAGTATGTCGTTGACGGGGAATATGTCGAACCAGATACCATGTTTGCATGCAATGATTATATCTGCAGTGATACTTATTTACATCGGAATGCAACATACCCAATGCATCAAg GAAACACAGAAACTAAAAGCCACGAGGAACAGAAACACAGCCATGCTACTATTTTTGGTATAATAATCGCAGTGTTCGTAGGATCATGTGTTGCTGTTGTATGTGTCATCTGCTTAGTAATACGGGTACGACTCAGACCAAGTGACATTAGACATGTCATCCTAACGGAAGACTAG
- the LOC139527210 gene encoding uncharacterized protein isoform X2, with translation METTRGALKIIILGSVFSHVRSSCNPMLGPSGNVACVLLKPYYKKYQYATCQTNVYIKLNSNYHHFCRTMTDGTPPLHCWNQCMIELYELAEGPVYSNCECNPGDSLTNNPMTSYIKLPGNCYSPNGVDCSWFDTCLRAKYSCSGNNFNDMIGFGLATCHTQEKIKDAKGYKWIASVTACLQVQMAPVLKEWIHLNCSTLEKKANAVQQTCLKNPLGVESLCELEPTDIWYAFWAIREYFTTNIVSEITGFLTKVQDCSNGKMVSVLRKVKLNLGNKIKRIKHSVVEKYLTKVVNELKWKEKGVFWLATYEQNQHITILIALRQNVGLYHNTTVDRSLDNILTNLADVFENGTFQYVVDGEYVEPDTMFACNDYICSDTYLHRNATYPMHQGVIVKIRLEVVHIKILQHIFVIAI, from the exons atgGAGACGACAAGAGGTGCGTTGAAAATTATAATTCTAGGAAGCGTTTTTAGTCACGTAAGGAGTAGTTGTAATCCAATGCTTGGACCAAGCGGAAATGTCGCGTGCGTTCTTTTAAAACCATACTATAAGAAGTACCAATATGCAACATGTCAAACCaatgtatatataaagttgaattccaATTATCATCACTTTTGTCGCACGATGACAGATGGAACACCACCACTTCATTGCTGGAACCAGTGTATGATAGAACTATATGAACTAGCGGAAGGACCTGTTTATAGTAATTGTGAGTGTAATCCTGGAGACTCGTTAACAAATAATCCAATGACTTCGTACATCAAATTACCAGGGAATTGTTACAGTCCGAACGGAGTTGACTGTTCATGGTTCGACACATGTTTGCGCGCGAAATATTCGTGTAGTGGGAATAACTTTAACGATATGATAGGCTTTGGTTTAGCCACATGTCATACTCAGGAGAAAATAAAGGACGCAAAAGGATACAAATGGATTGCATCTGTTACTGCATGCCTGCAGGTACAAATGGCCCCTGTTTTAAAAGAATGGATACATTTAAACTGTTCCACTCTCGAAAAAAAAGCGAATGCCGTTCAACAAACATGTCTTAAAAATCCACTAGGAGTTGAATCACTTTGTGAATTAGAGCCTACAGATATATGGTATGCATTTTGGGCAATACGCGAGTACTTTACTACAAATATTGTTTCCGAAATAACCGGATTCTTAACAAAAGTTCAGGACTGTTCCAATGGAAAGATGGTGAGTGTGTTGAGAAAGGTGAAACTTAACCTTGGCAATAAGATAAAACGGATTAAACACTCTGTTGTCGAGAAATATCTCACTAAAGTCGTAAACGAACTTAAGTGGAAAGAGAAGGGCGTTTTTTGGCTTGCAACATATGAACAAAACCAGCACATAACAATACTTATAGCTCTTAGACAAAATGTCGGTTTATATCATAACACTACGGTTGACAGAAGTCTTGATAATATATTGACAAATCTGGCCGATGTATTTGAGAATGGAACATTTCAGTATGTCGTTGACGGGGAATATGTCGAACCAGATACCATGTTTGCATGCAATGATTATATCTGCAGTGATACTTATTTACATCGGAATGCAACATACCCAATGCATCAAg GTGTGATCGTGAAGATTAGACTTGAAGTAGTCCATATTAAGATCCTGCAACACATTTTTGTAATTGCGATTTGA